CGGGAAGCGGCCCGGCGAGATTTCCTCGCCGGGCCGACTCACTCCGGCAGGCTCTAGCCTTTCAAGCCCGTCATGGCGATCCCCTCGGTGATCCGCTTCTGGAAGATCAGGAAAGCGATGATGATCGGGACCGAGCAGACGGCGGCGGCGGCCATCGTCAGGCCGAACTCCTGGGTGTACCGCCCCTGAAAGATCATGATGCCGATCGGGAGCGTCCGGAGGTTGATGTCGTTCGTGATGATCAGCGGCCACGCGAAGT
The sequence above is a segment of the Armatimonadota bacterium genome. Coding sequences within it:
- a CDS encoding carbohydrate ABC transporter permease; this translates as FAWPLIITNDINLRTLPIGIMIFQGRYTQEFGLTMAAAAVCSVPIIIAFLIFQKRITEGIAMTGLKG